A section of the Amycolatopsis sp. AA4 genome encodes:
- a CDS encoding ABC transporter ATP-binding protein yields the protein MTVGRLYRNALAGQWRGGLVLLACSVLEGLPAFFSGRLVELAVNSGFAAGKPGVGLGWLGVFGLAALAGAFGSRLVWRQLGKVVEPLRDALVTAVVRGVLHDPAPPRGGPDARGVARITQHVEVVRDATGGLLVQARGMIVTTAAAIAGLVSVAGPLTVPVVVPVVLALAGFAALLPSLARRQRALTLADEGTAAATGSIFAGMRDVVACGAEPVAALTADHAVDRQAEAAVRVARSAALRSVLVALGGFVPLVLTLALAPSMVARGELTAGAALGALVYLATTLQPALRGLAATASTVVLRLLVALRRLAETTAPPERRLATESPAGLGLVVRDLTFRWGAAPEPVVRGLNLDLRPGEHLAVVGPSGIGKSTLAGLLTGLLEPQHGEVRLGGVRASELADRPRHLVLVPQQAYLFAGTVRENLSLFHPEASDRRLAAAAEAVGAAPLLARLGGLDAELGPGAEGLSAGEAQLLALARAYAAPAGVVVLDEATSTLDPAAEVHAERAFAARGGTLIVIAHRLSSAVRAHRVLLMDGQETLLGRHDELLATAPRYAEMMRAWLPERSRLEAS from the coding sequence ATGACCGTCGGCCGCCTCTACCGGAACGCTCTCGCCGGGCAATGGCGCGGCGGGCTGGTTCTCCTGGCCTGTTCCGTCCTCGAAGGACTGCCCGCGTTCTTCTCCGGACGGCTCGTCGAACTGGCCGTCAACAGCGGGTTCGCCGCCGGAAAGCCCGGCGTCGGCCTCGGGTGGCTCGGCGTGTTCGGCCTCGCCGCGCTCGCGGGCGCGTTCGGCTCCCGGCTGGTGTGGCGGCAATTGGGCAAGGTCGTCGAGCCCCTGCGCGACGCGCTGGTGACCGCCGTCGTGCGCGGGGTGCTGCATGATCCCGCACCGCCGCGGGGCGGTCCGGACGCGCGCGGCGTCGCGCGGATCACCCAGCACGTCGAGGTCGTGCGCGACGCTACCGGCGGGCTCCTGGTCCAGGCGCGCGGCATGATCGTCACGACCGCGGCGGCGATCGCCGGGCTGGTGAGCGTCGCGGGGCCGCTGACGGTGCCGGTCGTAGTGCCGGTGGTCCTCGCGCTGGCCGGGTTCGCCGCACTGCTCCCCTCCCTCGCGCGGCGGCAACGCGCACTCACGCTCGCCGACGAGGGCACCGCGGCCGCCACCGGCTCGATTTTCGCCGGGATGCGCGACGTCGTCGCCTGTGGAGCCGAACCGGTCGCCGCCCTGACCGCCGACCACGCCGTGGACCGGCAAGCTGAGGCCGCGGTGCGCGTCGCGAGGTCGGCGGCGCTGCGGTCGGTGCTCGTGGCGCTCGGCGGCTTCGTCCCGCTGGTGCTCACGCTCGCCCTGGCGCCGTCGATGGTCGCCCGCGGCGAACTGACCGCCGGGGCCGCGCTGGGCGCACTCGTCTACCTGGCCACCACCTTGCAGCCAGCACTGCGCGGTCTGGCCGCCACCGCGTCGACGGTCGTCCTCCGCTTGCTCGTCGCGCTGCGCCGGCTCGCCGAAACCACCGCCCCGCCCGAACGCCGCCTGGCGACCGAAAGCCCAGCCGGACTCGGGCTCGTCGTGCGCGACCTGACGTTCCGTTGGGGCGCCGCACCGGAACCGGTGGTCCGCGGCCTGAACCTCGACCTGCGCCCGGGCGAGCACCTGGCCGTGGTCGGCCCGAGCGGGATCGGGAAATCGACCCTCGCCGGCCTGCTCACCGGCTTGCTGGAACCGCAGCACGGCGAGGTCCGGCTGGGCGGCGTACGAGCCAGCGAACTGGCCGACAGGCCCCGGCATCTGGTGCTGGTGCCGCAACAGGCCTACCTCTTCGCCGGGACCGTGCGCGAAAACCTGTCGCTGTTCCACCCCGAAGCCTCCGACCGCCGCCTGGCCGCAGCCGCCGAAGCCGTCGGCGCCGCCCCGCTGCTGGCCCGCTTAGGCGGCCTGGACGCGGAACTCGGCCCCGGTGCGGAGGGCCTTTCCGCCGGAGAGGCCCAGCTCCTCGCGCTGGCGAGGGCCTACGCCGCGCCCGCCGGAGTCGTCGTCCTGGACGAGGCGACGTCCACTTTGGACCCTGCCGCGGAGGTCCACGCGGAACGCGCCTTCGCCGCCCGCGGAGGAACCCTGATAGTGATCGCCCACCGCCTGTCGTCCGCGGTCCGGGCGCACCGCGTGCTGCTGATGGACGGACAGGAGACCCTGCTGGGCCGCCACGACGAACTCCTCGCGACGGCACCGCGGTACGCCGAGATGATGCGGGCTTGGCTGCCGGAGCGCTCGCGGCTTGAAGCCAGCTGA
- a CDS encoding ABC transporter ATP-binding protein gives MARPADRLLRSVALLDRPRLAAVVVTSLVSAAAGLLLPGALAAATDAVLGGRSSTGPVVWLLVVGAAEIVADAVGVLLPARLTSNASAWLRRQVTDRLLAVGTSSPFAPGDAVSRVSGDCAAAGGIAAVVVQLIATGLMSSGAVVLLALLDWRLALVFLGSLPFALLLARSHLRGTAKDVLAYQRVSGELSARLLDAVTGLRTIAASGTADAEAARVLRPLPRLNLAGQGMWRTQARMVWRAGLLLPTVEILTLAAAGFGVLDGRLSAGDVLAALGYVALGLGLVTQIPLLTTLSRIRSAAHRITEVLDTEPPPRGALGLLRGNGTLELRGATVHGALADVNLTIPGGCFAAVVGSSGSGKSTMVSLLAGLRRPDAGQALLDGRDLAVLRPEELRAVIGYAAAEPALLGATIADAVAYGSWASVPAVDAACRTARIHDVLVRLPQGYDTPLAETPLSGGESARVGLARALARNPRVLLLDDATSSLDAITERAVTAELGRRTRVVVTHRAAMAARADLVVWLAAGQVRAVGPHARLWQLPGYRAVFTEET, from the coding sequence ATGGCCCGACCCGCCGACCGGCTGCTGAGGTCGGTCGCCCTCCTCGACCGTCCCCGGCTGGCCGCCGTCGTCGTCACGTCGCTGGTCTCCGCCGCTGCCGGATTGCTGCTGCCCGGCGCCCTCGCCGCGGCGACCGACGCGGTGCTCGGCGGGCGAAGCAGTACCGGTCCGGTGGTGTGGCTGCTGGTCGTGGGCGCCGCGGAGATCGTCGCGGACGCCGTCGGCGTGCTCCTTCCCGCCCGCCTGACCAGCAACGCCAGCGCCTGGCTCCGCCGTCAGGTCACCGACCGGCTGCTCGCGGTGGGCACCAGTTCGCCCTTCGCTCCCGGCGACGCGGTCAGCCGAGTGAGCGGCGATTGCGCGGCCGCCGGCGGCATCGCGGCAGTCGTGGTGCAGCTGATCGCGACCGGCCTCATGTCCTCCGGCGCGGTAGTCCTGCTGGCCCTTCTGGACTGGCGGCTCGCGCTGGTCTTCCTCGGCAGCCTCCCCTTCGCCTTGCTTCTGGCGCGTTCGCACCTGAGGGGCACCGCCAAAGATGTCCTTGCCTACCAACGGGTTTCCGGCGAACTGTCCGCCCGTCTGCTCGACGCCGTGACCGGCCTGCGGACGATCGCCGCGTCCGGCACCGCCGACGCCGAAGCCGCCCGGGTGCTGCGCCCGTTGCCCCGGCTCAACCTGGCCGGCCAAGGCATGTGGCGCACCCAAGCCCGGATGGTGTGGCGAGCCGGTCTCCTGCTCCCGACAGTGGAAATCCTCACCCTCGCCGCCGCCGGATTCGGGGTCCTCGACGGACGCTTGAGCGCCGGGGACGTCCTCGCCGCTCTCGGCTACGTCGCGCTCGGCCTCGGCCTGGTCACGCAAATCCCGTTGCTCACCACGCTTTCCCGCATCCGGTCGGCCGCCCACCGGATCACCGAAGTCCTCGACACCGAGCCTCCGCCGCGCGGCGCCCTCGGTCTGTTGCGAGGAAACGGCACCCTGGAACTCCGCGGCGCGACCGTCCACGGCGCACTCGCCGACGTCAACCTCACCATCCCCGGCGGTTGTTTCGCCGCCGTGGTAGGGAGTTCCGGCTCGGGAAAGTCCACCATGGTCAGTCTGCTGGCAGGTCTCCGCCGCCCCGACGCCGGGCAGGCGCTGCTCGACGGCCGCGACCTCGCCGTGCTGCGTCCGGAGGAGCTTCGAGCCGTGATCGGGTACGCCGCCGCCGAGCCCGCCCTTCTCGGCGCCACGATCGCCGATGCGGTCGCTTATGGCTCGTGGGCCAGCGTCCCGGCGGTCGATGCCGCCTGCCGGACCGCACGGATTCACGACGTACTCGTCCGATTGCCGCAAGGGTACGACACTCCGCTTGCCGAAACCCCGTTGTCCGGCGGGGAAAGTGCCCGGGTCGGTCTCGCGCGTGCCCTCGCGCGGAACCCACGGGTGCTCCTTCTCGACGACGCCACCTCCAGCCTGGACGCCATCACCGAACGCGCCGTGACGGCTGAACTCGGCCGCCGGACTCGGGTCGTCGTGACGCACCGGGCCGCGATGGCCGCACGAGCGGATCTCGTGGTGTGGCTGGCAGCCGGGCAGGTCCGGGCAGTCGGACCGCACGCGCGATTGTGGCAACTGCCGGGGTACCGCGCCGTCTTCACGGAGGAAACGTGA
- a CDS encoding class III lanthipeptide, which yields MEHVLELQALEAPEALEGQGLDHHGCSHYSAWCGESTLSLLLCY from the coding sequence ATGGAACACGTCCTGGAGCTGCAGGCGTTGGAGGCCCCGGAAGCCCTCGAAGGCCAGGGACTGGACCACCACGGCTGCAGCCACTACAGCGCATGGTGCGGCGAAAGCACGCTCAGCCTGCTTCTCTGCTACTGA
- the lanKC gene encoding class III lanthionine synthetase LanKC, whose translation MDVRYEAFCFADPLFFDEPRETPGAAGDLAAGLPQPGPEWTVETRGIWRSLRPAGRKLPAQGWKIHVSAGLDNAEDVLARVHRYCVEHRVAYKHLRSRTILVSRNSKYAPREGSGKLITIYPESDERLSRILRDLSSELEGEHGAYILSDLRYREGPLYVRYGGFAEQWTEHAGTRVLAIRRPDGTLVPDRREPSFSVPDWVPIPACLADSLAARKNGARFPYRVTGSLHFSNGGGVYLAERGVDQKTVVLKEARPHAGLDRDGADAVARLNHEREVLERLADVPGIPRVYEQFTVWEHHYLAMEHLPGISLSSWLARHYPLTSGARGEGDLTAYRDRALAVLARVERIVADIHRHGIVFGDLHGKNILVDENDQVSLIDFELAVDADSGDRPGLGAPGFRAPADRHGFEIDEHALAALRLWVFLPLVLLLELAPGKLRGIADFAEQRFDLPDGYADRVVSVLAPRTSPPIAHTALDESHPDWPLVRKQIAEAILASATPDRADRLFPGDIEQFRSGGAGFGVGAAGVLHSLHVAGAGRYPEYEQWLLAAVRRQPPARPGFFDGSYGIAYVLEEFGYAEEADELLAAAQSLADQTTDHGLESGLAGIGLTRLHFATTRGDNEFGRQALDVAVRLATAFETADPPGRFARAGLLSGWSGPALLFLRLYEHTGEPSWLTLADRVLDRDLEECAPASDGSLQVRDGTLRMLPYAAVGSAGILLVAEQIARHLPDSAAARSLPGLRAACRGEFVIHPGLLYGRCGLAAALSFAEEPDREAIDLHLARLSWHGVPYRGGLAFPGNQLLRLSTDVSTGSAGVLRTLAALLDGAELLPFLGAAPSPHTSGR comes from the coding sequence ATGGACGTCCGGTACGAGGCTTTTTGCTTCGCCGATCCGCTGTTCTTCGACGAACCGCGGGAAACCCCGGGCGCGGCCGGCGACCTGGCCGCGGGCTTGCCCCAGCCGGGACCCGAATGGACGGTCGAGACCCGCGGGATCTGGCGTTCGCTGCGTCCGGCGGGCCGGAAACTTCCCGCCCAGGGCTGGAAAATCCATGTCTCCGCCGGTCTGGACAACGCCGAGGACGTTCTGGCCCGCGTGCACCGGTACTGCGTGGAGCATCGGGTGGCGTACAAGCACCTGCGCTCGCGCACGATCCTGGTGAGCCGCAATTCGAAATACGCGCCGCGCGAGGGAAGCGGCAAGCTGATCACGATTTACCCGGAGTCCGACGAGCGGCTCTCCCGGATACTGCGCGACCTTTCTTCCGAGCTGGAAGGCGAGCACGGCGCGTATATTCTGAGCGATCTCCGCTACCGCGAAGGCCCGCTTTACGTCCGATATGGCGGATTCGCCGAACAGTGGACCGAACACGCCGGGACCCGGGTGCTGGCAATCCGCCGTCCGGACGGCACCCTCGTGCCCGACCGGCGCGAACCGTCCTTTTCCGTGCCCGACTGGGTGCCGATTCCGGCCTGTTTGGCCGACAGCCTGGCCGCGCGCAAGAACGGCGCGCGATTCCCGTACCGGGTGACCGGTTCCCTGCACTTTTCCAACGGCGGCGGCGTTTATCTGGCCGAACGAGGGGTCGACCAGAAGACCGTCGTGCTGAAGGAGGCACGCCCGCACGCCGGGCTGGACCGGGACGGAGCCGACGCGGTCGCCCGGCTGAACCACGAGCGCGAGGTGCTCGAACGGCTGGCGGACGTTCCGGGGATCCCCCGGGTGTACGAACAGTTCACCGTATGGGAGCACCACTACCTGGCGATGGAGCATCTGCCCGGCATCTCGCTGAGCAGCTGGCTCGCCCGGCACTACCCGCTCACCAGCGGCGCCCGGGGCGAAGGCGATCTCACGGCCTACCGCGACCGCGCGCTGGCCGTGCTGGCGCGGGTCGAACGGATCGTCGCGGACATCCACCGGCACGGGATCGTGTTCGGCGACCTGCACGGGAAGAACATCCTGGTGGACGAGAACGACCAGGTGTCGCTGATCGACTTCGAGCTGGCGGTCGACGCCGATTCGGGCGACCGTCCGGGGCTGGGCGCCCCCGGCTTCCGCGCGCCCGCCGACCGGCACGGGTTCGAGATCGACGAGCACGCACTGGCCGCGCTGCGGCTGTGGGTTTTCCTTCCGCTGGTGCTGCTGCTGGAACTCGCGCCGGGCAAGCTGCGCGGGATCGCGGACTTCGCCGAGCAGCGGTTCGACCTGCCGGACGGGTACGCCGATCGCGTGGTCTCCGTGCTCGCCCCGCGCACCAGCCCGCCCATAGCGCACACTGCGCTCGACGAGTCGCATCCGGACTGGCCGCTGGTCCGCAAGCAGATCGCGGAGGCCATCCTCGCGAGTGCCACCCCGGACCGCGCGGACCGGCTGTTCCCCGGCGACATCGAACAATTCCGCTCCGGCGGCGCGGGGTTCGGCGTCGGAGCCGCGGGCGTGCTGCACTCGCTGCACGTCGCCGGAGCCGGCCGTTATCCGGAATACGAACAGTGGCTGCTCGCCGCGGTGCGCCGGCAACCGCCCGCACGGCCCGGCTTCTTCGACGGCAGCTACGGCATCGCGTACGTGCTGGAGGAATTCGGTTACGCCGAGGAAGCCGACGAACTGCTCGCCGCGGCGCAGTCGCTGGCCGACCAGACCACCGACCACGGCCTGGAAAGCGGACTCGCCGGAATCGGCCTGACCCGCCTGCACTTCGCGACGACCCGCGGCGACAACGAATTCGGCCGCCAAGCGCTGGACGTCGCGGTACGGCTGGCGACCGCCTTCGAAACCGCCGACCCGCCCGGCCGCTTCGCCCGGGCCGGACTGCTCAGCGGCTGGTCCGGACCGGCGCTGCTGTTCCTGCGGCTGTACGAGCACACCGGAGAACCGTCCTGGCTGACCCTGGCCGACCGGGTGCTGGACCGCGACCTGGAGGAATGCGCCCCCGCGTCCGACGGATCGCTCCAGGTCCGCGACGGAACCCTCCGCATGCTGCCGTACGCCGCGGTCGGCAGCGCCGGAATCCTGCTGGTCGCCGAACAGATCGCCCGGCACCTCCCGGACTCCGCGGCGGCCCGCAGCCTGCCCGGACTGCGCGCGGCGTGCCGCGGGGAATTCGTGATCCACCCGGGCTTGCTGTACGGCCGGTGCGGGCTCGCCGCCGCGCTGTCCTTCGCCGAGGAACCGGATCGCGAAGCCATCGACCTGCACCTGGCCCGGCTGTCCTGGCACGGCGTCCCGTACCGCGGCGGGCTGGCCTTCCCGGGCAACCAGCTGCTTCGCCTGTCGACCGACGTCAGCACCGGCAGCGCGGGAGTCCTCCGCACGCTCGCCGCACTACTGGACGGCGCGGAACTGCTGCCCTTCCTGGGCGCCGCACCGTCCCCGCACACCTCCGGCCGATGA
- a CDS encoding LysR family transcriptional regulator — MLDIPRLRVLRAVVASGSIRASAAALGYTPSAVSQQITTLQRETGLQLFERSGRGIEPTEAGRTLAAEAEALFESFSRVEQVVAELRAGRVGRLSIGYFGSAGSTWLAPTVAALRAEFPGLRLDLMLTEFTPGDPDIDIFVEETGAEHPGSVVVHRLAEDPYLAVVRLDDPLAGLPEVPLAALAERHWVDNDLREGPCRQVLLNACTQAGFSPSFVVETHDYRTAMSFVATGIGLTVVPELGIGELPDGLTTVALTSPAPVRHLSLAVKKPIAEHPAARRAVELLENLVCTGKTRVG, encoded by the coding sequence ATGCTGGACATTCCCCGGCTCCGCGTGCTGCGCGCAGTCGTCGCCTCCGGGTCGATCCGCGCGAGCGCCGCCGCGCTCGGCTACACACCGTCCGCGGTGAGCCAGCAAATCACCACGCTGCAACGGGAGACCGGGCTGCAGCTGTTCGAACGGTCCGGCCGCGGCATCGAGCCCACCGAGGCCGGACGGACGCTCGCCGCCGAGGCCGAGGCGCTGTTCGAGTCCTTCAGCCGGGTCGAGCAGGTCGTCGCCGAACTGCGCGCCGGACGCGTCGGCCGGCTCTCGATCGGCTACTTCGGCTCGGCCGGTTCGACGTGGCTGGCTCCGACCGTCGCCGCGCTGCGCGCCGAGTTCCCCGGCCTGCGGCTGGACCTGATGCTGACCGAGTTCACGCCGGGCGACCCGGACATCGACATCTTCGTGGAGGAAACCGGGGCCGAGCACCCCGGGTCGGTCGTCGTGCACCGGCTGGCCGAGGACCCGTACCTGGCGGTCGTCCGCCTCGACGACCCGCTCGCCGGGCTGCCGGAGGTGCCGCTGGCCGCGCTCGCCGAACGGCATTGGGTGGACAACGACCTGCGCGAAGGCCCGTGCCGGCAGGTCCTCCTCAACGCCTGCACGCAGGCCGGGTTCTCGCCGAGCTTCGTGGTCGAAACGCACGACTACCGGACCGCGATGTCTTTCGTGGCAACGGGAATCGGGCTGACGGTCGTGCCGGAGCTGGGCATCGGCGAACTCCCGGACGGCCTCACGACCGTCGCGCTGACCTCGCCCGCGCCGGTCCGGCACCTCAGTCTCGCGGTGAAGAAGCCGATCGCGGAGCACCCGGCCGCCCGGCGTGCGGTGGAACTGCTGGAAAACCTGGTGTGCACGGGGAAAACCCGCGTCGGCTGA
- a CDS encoding DMT family transporter → MTDLVETVQPAGKTDFGKIAAAAGLAVVLWASSFVAIRSVGHALSPAPLALLRLAVAAVTLTVFAVVKGAVRVRLSRKAFLLVAAYAVLWLAAYTVVLNAGERHVDAGTAALLVNLAPLMVAVAAGKFLGEGFSRSLVIGSLVALAGAALIATGATGSNDWAGVLLCLLAAVLYAAGVMVQKITLRHVDGLTAIWLGCVVGTVALLPWTPQLIGELQGAPTGAVLGSVYLGVFPTAVGFTAWAYALRRTDAGRLTMVTYAVPAVAVLLSWLLLSETPTAYGLVGGVLCLAGVAISRRR, encoded by the coding sequence GTGACCGATCTCGTGGAAACCGTTCAACCCGCCGGCAAGACCGACTTCGGCAAGATCGCGGCCGCCGCGGGGCTGGCAGTCGTGCTGTGGGCGTCGTCGTTCGTCGCCATCCGCAGCGTTGGGCACGCGCTGTCCCCGGCACCGCTGGCGCTGCTGCGGCTCGCCGTCGCGGCCGTGACGCTCACCGTGTTCGCCGTCGTCAAGGGCGCCGTCCGAGTGCGGCTGTCGCGGAAGGCGTTTCTGCTGGTCGCGGCATACGCCGTACTGTGGCTGGCCGCGTACACCGTCGTCCTCAACGCGGGGGAGCGGCACGTCGACGCCGGGACCGCGGCGTTGCTGGTGAACCTCGCGCCGCTGATGGTCGCCGTCGCGGCCGGGAAGTTCCTCGGCGAAGGCTTCTCGCGCTCGCTCGTCATCGGCTCGCTCGTTGCGCTGGCCGGGGCCGCGCTGATCGCGACCGGGGCCACCGGAAGCAACGACTGGGCGGGCGTCCTGCTGTGCTTGCTCGCCGCCGTGCTCTACGCGGCCGGAGTCATGGTCCAGAAGATCACGTTGCGGCACGTCGACGGGCTGACCGCGATCTGGCTCGGCTGCGTCGTCGGCACCGTGGCTCTGCTGCCGTGGACGCCGCAACTGATCGGCGAACTGCAGGGGGCCCCGACAGGCGCGGTGCTCGGCAGCGTCTACTTGGGAGTGTTCCCCACCGCCGTCGGCTTCACCGCGTGGGCGTACGCGCTGCGCCGCACGGACGCGGGTCGGCTCACGATGGTGACTTACGCCGTGCCTGCGGTGGCCGTGCTGCTGTCCTGGCTGCTGCTGTCGGAAACCCCGACCGCGTACGGCCTCGTCGGCGGTGTGCTCTGCCTCGCCGGGGTGGCGATCTCGCGCCGTCGTTAA
- a CDS encoding class I SAM-dependent methyltransferase, protein MADEYPFDNASAPASDRMAALEASYDATTVQHLSDLGVGAGWSCWEIGAGGGSIARWLAQQVSPAGHVLATDLDLRLLADLPAPVSAVRHDVRTEPLPDRKFDLIHARLVLIHFPERDDLAAKLAEALAPGGWLVLEEIEPRGQTVLAAPDEASAAVFGSVQGRILDLLERAGSDAAWAGRLPEVLAGAGLRDVGSARTTTRWPGGGPEIRLLAANSVELADQLAADGVPPEELEQFRRVLADPRFAVSSYPLVSAWGRR, encoded by the coding sequence ATGGCCGACGAGTACCCGTTCGACAACGCAAGCGCCCCGGCGAGCGACCGGATGGCCGCGCTGGAAGCCAGCTACGACGCGACGACCGTCCAGCACCTGAGCGATCTCGGCGTCGGCGCGGGATGGTCCTGCTGGGAGATCGGCGCCGGCGGCGGATCGATCGCCCGCTGGCTGGCTCAGCAGGTCAGTCCGGCAGGCCACGTGCTGGCCACGGACCTCGACCTGCGGCTGCTCGCCGACCTGCCCGCGCCCGTTTCGGCGGTGCGGCACGACGTCCGCACGGAACCGCTCCCGGACCGGAAATTCGACCTGATCCACGCCCGCCTGGTGCTGATCCACTTCCCGGAACGGGACGACCTGGCGGCGAAACTCGCCGAAGCGCTCGCGCCGGGCGGTTGGCTGGTCCTCGAAGAAATCGAACCGCGCGGGCAAACCGTGCTCGCCGCGCCCGACGAGGCGAGTGCGGCGGTTTTCGGTTCCGTGCAAGGCCGAATCCTGGACCTGCTCGAACGAGCGGGCAGCGACGCGGCATGGGCCGGGCGGCTGCCCGAGGTGCTCGCCGGGGCCGGATTGCGCGACGTCGGCAGCGCGCGGACCACGACGAGGTGGCCGGGCGGCGGGCCGGAAATCCGGTTGCTGGCCGCGAATTCGGTGGAGCTGGCCGACCAGCTGGCCGCGGACGGCGTGCCGCCGGAGGAACTCGAGCAGTTCCGCCGGGTGCTCGCCGATCCGCGGTTCGCCGTCTCGTCCTATCCCCTCGTGTCGGCGTGGGGACGCCGTTAA
- a CDS encoding endo alpha-1,4 polygalactosaminidase, translating to MPSLPGRISRGTAAAALLIGSSACTFGAAGTAESAPLPAPQSQVALPAPHAGFDYQIGGPYQPTADVQVVSRDHSVPAAAGVYNICYVNAFQAQPGAEGEWGDLVLRDGNGDVVKDPDWNEALLDLRTEDKRNRVAAKVGGWIDDCAGKGYQAVEPDNYDSFTRSHGLLSARNAQDLAKLLSSRAHGKGLAIGQKNTSELSSSRADNGLDFAVAEECGEQDNCAEYTKYFGNHVIVIEYTGDGLRNACAKWGSTLSIVQRDRDVKPKGDPAYVRETC from the coding sequence ATGCCTTCGCTCCCTGGTCGGATTTCTCGCGGAACCGCGGCGGCCGCCCTGCTGATCGGCAGCTCGGCTTGCACGTTCGGAGCCGCGGGCACGGCGGAAAGCGCGCCGCTGCCCGCGCCGCAGAGCCAGGTCGCCCTGCCTGCCCCGCACGCCGGGTTCGACTACCAGATCGGCGGTCCTTACCAGCCGACGGCCGACGTGCAGGTGGTCAGCCGCGACCACAGCGTCCCGGCCGCCGCCGGGGTGTACAACATCTGCTACGTCAACGCTTTCCAGGCCCAGCCCGGCGCCGAAGGCGAATGGGGCGACCTGGTCCTGCGCGACGGCAACGGCGACGTCGTGAAGGATCCCGATTGGAACGAGGCGCTGCTCGACCTGCGCACCGAGGACAAGCGGAACCGGGTCGCGGCCAAGGTCGGCGGGTGGATCGACGACTGCGCGGGCAAGGGTTATCAAGCCGTCGAGCCGGACAACTACGACAGCTTCACCCGGTCCCATGGCCTGCTCAGCGCCCGGAACGCCCAGGACCTCGCGAAGCTGCTTTCCTCGCGCGCGCACGGGAAAGGCCTCGCGATCGGCCAGAAGAACACCTCGGAACTGTCGTCGTCGCGCGCGGACAACGGGCTTGACTTCGCCGTCGCCGAGGAATGCGGCGAGCAGGACAACTGCGCGGAGTACACGAAGTATTTCGGCAACCACGTGATCGTCATCGAATACACCGGCGACGGTTTGCGCAACGCGTGTGCCAAGTGGGGCAGCACTCTCAGCATCGTCCAGCGCGACCGGGACGTGAAGCCGAAGGGCGATCCCGCCTACGTCCGCGAAACCTGCTGA
- a CDS encoding alpha-glucosidase/alpha-galactosidase, giving the protein MTTKITFVGAGSVVFTQGLLADLFAYPELAEVHVALHDIDPERLRTAHAAAGRIAESRGAKPVLTAHLDRREALADADFVVNMVQIGMGEATRVDFDIPARFGVKQTIGDTLGVGGIFRALRTFPFLRALGEDIAQVCPQAWLLNYTNPMAMNVQYLSETLGPDRVVGLCHSVYWTVHDLAKLLEVPLSEVTYHAAGVNHQAWVLRLEHQGADLYPRLAELAEDPQLRRRVRFDMFRRLGYYPTETSEHSSEYVPWYLGHAGEIERLRLPIGAYLDVVAENEAEYERTRQAVERDEPLPVEGTNEYAPQIVHSVVTGTPRTVYGNVLNRGLIPNLPATGAVEVPCLADATGIRPTRVDALPPQLAALNRTYLSTTELVVRAAIEDDPRHIRHAAMTDPATAAALPVERIWELCDEMVLAHGDALQPGLRKTLGR; this is encoded by the coding sequence ATGACCACCAAGATCACCTTCGTCGGCGCCGGCAGCGTCGTGTTCACCCAGGGCCTGCTCGCGGATCTCTTCGCCTACCCTGAACTGGCCGAGGTGCACGTCGCGCTGCACGACATCGACCCGGAACGCCTGCGCACCGCGCACGCGGCGGCCGGTCGCATCGCCGAATCCCGCGGCGCCAAGCCGGTCCTCACCGCGCACCTCGACCGTCGCGAAGCCCTCGCGGACGCGGACTTCGTCGTCAACATGGTCCAAATCGGAATGGGCGAGGCCACCCGCGTCGACTTCGACATTCCCGCGCGCTTCGGCGTGAAGCAGACCATCGGCGACACGCTCGGCGTCGGCGGGATTTTCCGCGCCCTGCGTACTTTCCCGTTCCTGCGCGCGCTCGGCGAGGACATCGCGCAGGTGTGCCCACAGGCGTGGCTGCTGAACTACACCAACCCGATGGCGATGAACGTGCAGTACCTCTCCGAAACGCTCGGCCCGGACCGGGTGGTCGGCCTGTGCCATTCGGTGTACTGGACGGTGCACGACCTGGCCAAACTGCTGGAGGTGCCGCTGTCGGAGGTCACCTACCACGCCGCGGGCGTCAACCACCAGGCCTGGGTCCTGCGTCTGGAGCACCAGGGCGCCGATCTGTACCCGCGGCTCGCCGAACTCGCCGAGGACCCGCAGCTGCGGCGGCGCGTGCGGTTCGACATGTTCCGGCGGCTCGGCTACTACCCCACCGAAACGAGCGAGCATTCCTCCGAATACGTGCCCTGGTATCTCGGCCACGCCGGCGAAATCGAACGGCTGCGGCTGCCGATCGGCGCGTACCTGGACGTCGTGGCGGAGAACGAGGCCGAATACGAACGTACCCGCCAGGCCGTCGAACGCGACGAACCGCTCCCCGTCGAGGGCACCAACGAATACGCGCCGCAGATCGTCCACAGTGTCGTCACCGGCACGCCGCGGACCGTTTACGGCAACGTGCTCAACCGCGGGCTGATCCCGAATCTGCCCGCGACCGGCGCGGTCGAAGTGCCGTGCCTCGCCGACGCCACCGGCATCCGGCCGACGCGCGTCGACGCGCTTCCGCCGCAGCTGGCCGCGCTCAACCGCACCTACCTGAGCACCACCGAACTGGTGGTGCGCGCGGCGATCGAGGACGATCCCCGGCACATCCGGCACGCCGCGATGACCGATCCCGCGACGGCGGCCGCGCTGCCGGTCGAACGCATCTGGGAACTATGCGACGAAATGGTGCTCGCGCACGGCGACGCGCTCCAGCCCGGATTGCGGAAAACGCTGGGCCGCTAA